A stretch of DNA from Desulfosarcina ovata subsp. ovata:
CCGTACGCATGAATGAGTTAGCCGCCGAATACGGGGCGGACAAAGACCGCTTCGGAAAGGAATCTTCGTTCTGTATCCTGTGCGGTTTGTGCGTGAGATACTGTGCCGAGGTCAAAAAGAGAAACGTCATCGGGTTCGTTGATCAGGGTGCCAAACGGGAGATTAATTTCATTCCCGAACTGGCCGCCCAATATTGCTGGGACTGCAAGGAGTGTTTTCCGCTGTGTCCGACATCATATTTGCAGGCTGCTTACCATCTGACCCATGCCATCGCGTTTCCGTCGCTTTCGCTGGATGAGGTTGCGCAGGCTTAAACACCATAGGAGGTGACCCATGGCGGCACTATTTTCCGCCCGAGAGATCGCCGCAGCTGCGGTTGAAAAAGAAAAGATGCGCAGGGCGTTTTATCAGTCCGTGGCCGAACTGACCACGGACGAAAAACTCAAGGCGCTTTTTACCTTCCTCAAAGAGGAAGAAGACCATCACGTCCATGAATTTGAAAACATTCGTGATCATTTTCCCGAAGAAGGGGGGCACCCGGAAGAGTATGTCGAAGATATGGAAGCCTATATGGATTCGGTCATTGACGACCGACTCTATGCGGACATCGACTCCGAGGCGTTCGTCCAAAAGGCCCTTGGCGAAGGCAATGTGTTTGATATGGCCATCGGTTTTGAAAAAGATGCCATTTTATATTTTCGCGAGTTCCTTCCCTTTTTAAATTCATCCGACCGGACCATTGTTGAGAAAATGATTGATGAGGAAAAGGGACATATCCGGAAACTGGCGGATATGAAAAAACAAGTGGCCGGATAGATGATATGCCGCCGAGAACATCCCCAAAACGTTTATAACGGATTCCGGTCCATGGAAACATCGCTGGTACTGAAAAATGGACTGGCGGGCGGCGGCGTCTCCGGACGAAGCACCACATGGGCGCCCGACGGACCGGAACCGCTCTCCTGGGGCCTGAAAGAGGCGTTGCGGCTGGTCCTTGAGACCATCCGTCCCCTTCCCGCCGAAGAGGTCTCCCTGGTGGAAAGCGTGGGACGGATGGCAGCGGCCGATCTTTTCTCGCTGGTAAATTCACCGGGCATGGACTCTTCCCGCAAGGATGGCTTTGCTGTGGCTTCCGGGGACATTGCCGGGGCCACGGAAAGCGATCCCGTCCAGCTGCCGGTTTCGGGTACCCTGGCCGCCGGTGACAAAAGCGACATTCCGCTTTGCCCCGGAACCACCGTCCGGGTTTTGACCGGTGCCCGGATTCCCGCCGGCGTCGATGCGGTGGTGGCCGAGGAATACGTTGTCCGGAAGGGAAACACCATCCTTTTCGGCTCACCGATCCGGCCCGGCAAGAACGTGCTGCTTCGCGGCAGCGATATCTCCATGGAACACCGCATTGTGGGGGCAGGGCAACTGATCAGCCCGCTCGTCGCCGGCCTGCTGGCCGCGGGCGGATACAGCACGGTTCCGGTGAGGAAAACACCCACGGTGGGCATTGTGGGAACCGGCGATGAAATCGTCAAGCCAGGTACCCCTCTGAAAGACGGTCAGTTGTATGCCAGCAATATTGTCACCCTTGCGGGGTGGTGCAAAAAATACGCAATGCCCTCGCGCATGACTACGGTCAAAGACGATTACGACGCCCTGTACGATACCCTGAAAGCGCTTTCGGAAGAAACCGACGCCCTGATTACTTCCGGCGGCGCATGGATGAGCGACCGTGATTTCGTTGCCCAGGCCTTTGATGAGCTGGGCTGGAGAAAACTGTTTCACCGGATCCGCATGGGCCCCGGAAAAGCCGTGGGTTTCGGCATGCTGGGCAACAAACCCGTATTCGTCCTTGCCGGCGGGCCGCCATCCAACCTGATGGGCTTTCTCCAGATTGCCCTGCCGGGACTTCAGGCCCTTTGCGGCCATGCCGACCCGGGGCTGCCCACCATCACTGCCCGGCTGGCCCAGGATATCAAGGACGGCAAAAAAGACTGGTCGGATTTTTATTACGGGAAACTTGAAGCGGGAGACGATTTGCCGCTCTTTCATCCCATGAAAAAACGCATCCGCCTGGCTGGCATTGCCGAAACGACAGCCGTGGCCCGCGTTCCCGAAGGAGAGGAAACGCTTTTGGCCGGTTCGGTGATATCCGTGCAGCGGATCGAATAGTCGCTGGCGGTATAGAGCCCGTTTGGTAAATCCGTCTAAGGCCCGCTAACGGTGTTGGAAAGTGTCTCAAAATGCTCACATATTACATATGTGCTCCGCTTTTGAGCCATTTTCCGCCTTGTTATCGAGCCTGATCCAGACTTCTCAAACAGGCTCTAAAAGAAGCTAAAGGGTCAAGTGCAGACTTGACCCTTTTGTCAGTTGGTAAACACTATAGTGCGAAACGCCCGCTACAATTTGAAGTTACCTGCGTTTCTGAATATACTGACTAATGATCGCTTTGAATTCAAGAGCTGACCTTTACTTTCTATTTTAAAATACCTGATGGATCTGCTTAATCGATCCACCACTGATTCGCTACAGGAAACGAAGTTCGTTCCATCCCTCAGATATAGATTAAAGAATTTATCTCCTTTCTCATTGCAGTAATCTAAATCCTTTGTAACCCATTCACTGTTTTTCTCATTAGCAGGCATAGCCATGTAAAACCTCCTTTTTTTTAAAATATAGAAGTAAGCAGTGAAAGTAAATCTTGAATAA
This window harbors:
- a CDS encoding ferritin-like domain-containing protein, encoding MAALFSAREIAAAAVEKEKMRRAFYQSVAELTTDEKLKALFTFLKEEEDHHVHEFENIRDHFPEEGGHPEEYVEDMEAYMDSVIDDRLYADIDSEAFVQKALGEGNVFDMAIGFEKDAILYFREFLPFLNSSDRTIVEKMIDEEKGHIRKLADMKKQVAG
- a CDS encoding 2Fe-2S iron-sulfur cluster-binding protein, giving the protein MGDITLEIDGKSIAAKEGTTVLEAARSADIFIPTLCHNEMLEPYGGCRLCTVEVESRGRKKLVASCLYPVEPDLIVRTRTEMVDKVRKLVLEFLLAHAPDSVRMNELAAEYGADKDRFGKESSFCILCGLCVRYCAEVKKRNVIGFVDQGAKREINFIPELAAQYCWDCKECFPLCPTSYLQAAYHLTHAIAFPSLSLDEVAQA
- the glp gene encoding gephyrin-like molybdotransferase Glp — encoded protein: METSLVLKNGLAGGGVSGRSTTWAPDGPEPLSWGLKEALRLVLETIRPLPAEEVSLVESVGRMAAADLFSLVNSPGMDSSRKDGFAVASGDIAGATESDPVQLPVSGTLAAGDKSDIPLCPGTTVRVLTGARIPAGVDAVVAEEYVVRKGNTILFGSPIRPGKNVLLRGSDISMEHRIVGAGQLISPLVAGLLAAGGYSTVPVRKTPTVGIVGTGDEIVKPGTPLKDGQLYASNIVTLAGWCKKYAMPSRMTTVKDDYDALYDTLKALSEETDALITSGGAWMSDRDFVAQAFDELGWRKLFHRIRMGPGKAVGFGMLGNKPVFVLAGGPPSNLMGFLQIALPGLQALCGHADPGLPTITARLAQDIKDGKKDWSDFYYGKLEAGDDLPLFHPMKKRIRLAGIAETTAVARVPEGEETLLAGSVISVQRIE